A window of Actinomadura viridis genomic DNA:
GCCGCTCCGACGTCCTGGTGGACGCCGAATGGGTCCAGTCCAACCTGGACGCCCCCGGCCTCGTCCTGGTCGAGGTCGACGAGGACGTGTCCGCCTATGACAAGGGCCACATCCGTGGCGCCGTGAAGATCGACTGGAAGACCGAGCTGCAGGACCCGGTCCGCCGCGACTTCGTCGACAAGACCGGCTTCGAGCAGCTGCTGTCCGCCAAGGGCATCGCCAACGACGACCTGGTGATCCTCTACGGCGGCAACAACAACTGGTTCGCCGCCTACGCCTACTGGTACTTCAAGCTGTACGGCCACGACAAGGTCAAGCTGCTCGACGGCGGCCGCAAGAAGTGGGAGCTGGACTCCCGCGAGCTGGTCACCGACGTGCCCGAGCGTCCCGCCACCGAGTACAAGGCCAAGGACCAGGACCTGAGCATCCGGGCCTTCCGCGACGAGGTCGTGGACGCCATCGGCAAGGACAACCTCATCGACGTCCGCTCGCCCGACGAATTCAGCGGCAAGCTGCTGGCCCCGGCGCACCTGCCGCAGGAGCAGGCGCAGCGGGCCGGTCACGTCCCGACCGCGCGCAGCATCCCGTGGTCGAAGGCGGCCAACGACGACGGCACGTTCAAGTCCGACGAGGAACTGCGCGCCCTCTACACCGAGGCCGGCGTGGACCTGAGCAAGGACACCATCGCCTACTGCCGCATCGGCGAGCGTTCCTCGCACACCTGGTTCGCGCTGCGCGAGCTGCTCGGCCTGGAGAACGTCAAGAACTACGACGGTTCCTGGACCGAGTACGGCTCGCTCGTCGGCGTCCCGATCGAGCTCGGCGAGGCCAAGTAACCACCCTTCCGCCCGTCCAGCGGACCCCGCCGTTCCCGGCGGAGCAGATCATCCGTTTTCACG
This region includes:
- a CDS encoding sulfurtransferase, with amino-acid sequence MSRSDVLVDAEWVQSNLDAPGLVLVEVDEDVSAYDKGHIRGAVKIDWKTELQDPVRRDFVDKTGFEQLLSAKGIANDDLVILYGGNNNWFAAYAYWYFKLYGHDKVKLLDGGRKKWELDSRELVTDVPERPATEYKAKDQDLSIRAFRDEVVDAIGKDNLIDVRSPDEFSGKLLAPAHLPQEQAQRAGHVPTARSIPWSKAANDDGTFKSDEELRALYTEAGVDLSKDTIAYCRIGERSSHTWFALRELLGLENVKNYDGSWTEYGSLVGVPIELGEAK